The Helianthus annuus cultivar XRQ/B chromosome 16, HanXRQr2.0-SUNRISE, whole genome shotgun sequence genome includes a window with the following:
- the LOC110918423 gene encoding chromatin assembly factor 1 subunit FAS1 yields the protein MGDPMVIDVAKKSTKRKRVEMVMSLEERTSRIGVLREEIEGLMKYYNEGFGGERLIDVGTVKGGCSSNMMIACLLEESSLPLSKLVESIFGLVKEKDGVVTEAAVKSSVILIGQRCCYGVQNMNADVLEDESASCLWCWETRDIKLLPKSLRGATKIRRTCRKKIHERITAVSAVITELMKPDSTSDSGQKIMKASERLSKVLGEAEIRSLVEKMEQKNGADVAEKDVKREEKLAVKQLEKNKREAEKEKIRMERELLKEKLQTEKEQKRLQEEAEKEEKRRENEIKKQLKKQQEEAEKEQRRREKEEAEQKKQLALQKQASILERFLIKSKNNSPVQVEQSTIKESATCISPQEKERVPDTVIQSMDNALSSKQEFDAKELWKVHLNSWHQSSHCSSRKRHWGIRRTPKTALVKELKLTSKGEDDPTVEKFDDGWIENESKTNAISDGSASGSQKPRRRKQLLQFDKNHRPAFYGYWPKKSDVVRGRCPLAQDPDLDYEIDSDEEWEEEEPGESLSDCEKEEDDENMEENLSKADDEDESEDGFFVPDGYLSENEGVEVDRMDASELTEDAKSSPNCVQTEIEELSVLFRQLKHLNTLTEHALRKNKPVIILNLMHEKSKSNSLSTQDRSESEQMCLQALSICAFPVGPSIEISTGDDVQEEVQDDHPTHPSSSKSNAVPAASGVTTTISDSDLPEIVSVIQSCPHGINKVVNSLRLKFPNIPKSQLGNKVREISVFTDNRWQVKKDILEKFGLSSSPEKTVKRTKSIAAFFSKRCLPPTGKTTNPNQVSPQPMEKSSAAVEMQMNTYNNQ from the exons ATGGGTGACCCGATGGTTATCGATGTTGCTAAGAAATCAACAAAGAGGAAGCGAGTTGAGATGGTGATGAGTTTGGAAGAGAGAACGTCACGAATCGGGGTTTTACGTGAAGAAATCGAGGGTTTGATGAAGTATTACAATGAGGGTTTTGGCGGGGAGCGGTTGATTGATGTGGGTACAGTTAaggggggttgttcgagtaataTGATGATTGCTTGTTTGTTGGAAGAGAGTAGCCTGCCGTTGTCGAAACTGGTGGAGTCGATTTTCGGGTTGGTTAAGGAGAAAGATGGGGTGGTCACTGAGGCGGCTGTGAAGAGTTCGGTGATTTTGATTGGTCAGAGGTGTTGTTATGGGGTTCAGAATATGAATGCCGATGTGTTGGAAGATGAATCTGCTTCTTGCCTTTGGTGTTGGGAG ACAAGAGACATTAAACTGCTTCCAAAATCTCTTCGTGGCGCAACTAAAATTCGACGTACCTGTCGCAAGAAGATCCATGAGAGGATAACTGCTGTTTCTG CCGTTATAACTGAACTTATGAAGCCAGATAGCACTTCAGATAGTGGACAGAAGATAATGAAGGCATCCGAAAGGCTTAGTAAAGTATTGGGTGAAGCAGAAATACGTTCACTTGTTGAAAAAATGGAACAGAAAAATGGCGCTGATGt TGCTGAGAAAGACGTGAAGCGAGAAGAAAAACTAGCAGTGAAACAACTGGAGAAAAACAAACGTGAAGCTGAGAAAGAGAAAATTAGAATGGAGCGGGAGCTTTTGAAGGAAAAGCTGCAAACT GAAAAAGAGCAGAAACGGTTGCAAGAGGAGGCAGAAAAGGAAGAAAAACgccgtgaaaatgaaattaaaaaacAGCTAAAAAAGCAACAAGAAGAAGCAGAGAAAGAACAAAGGCGCCGTGAAAAAGAAGAAGCTGAACAAAAAAAGCAACTTGCTTTGCAAAAACAAGCGTCAATCTTGGAGCGATTCCTTATAAAAAGCAAAAATAATTCACCTGTGCAGGTGGAACAGTCAACAATTAAAGAATCTGCTACCTGCATTTCTCCCCAGGAAAAAGAACGTGTTCCTGATACGGTTATTCAGTCAATGGATAATGCTCTCTCATCAAAACAAGAGTTTGATGCAAAAGAATTATGGAA GGTACACCTGAATTCTTGGCATCAATCAAGCCACTGTAGTAGCAGAAAACGCCATTGGGGCATTAGACGGACCCCAAAAACAGCTTTGGTCAAGGAGCTTAAGCTAACCAGTAAGGGTGAAGATGACCCAACTGTAGAAAAATTTGATGACGGTTGGATTGAAAATGAATCAAAAACTAATGCAATCTCAGATGGTTCAGCTTCTGGTAGCCAGAAACCAAGGCGGCGTAAACAGTTGCTACAGTTTGATAAGAATCACAGACCTGCATTCTATGGTTATTGGCCCAAGAAAAG TGACGTTGTTAGAGGTCGTTGCCCTCTTGCTCAGGATCCCGATCTGGATTATGAGATTGATAGTGATGAAGAATGGGAAGAG GAAGAACCTGGGGAAAGTTTGTCTGATTGTGAAAAGGAAGAAGATGACGAAAATATGGAGGAAAATTTATCAAAagctgatgatgaagatgaaagTGAAGATGGGTTTTTTGTACCAGATGGATATCTTTCAGAAAACGAG GGCGTTGAAGTTGACAGAATGGATGCCAGTGAATTAACTGAGGATGCTAAAAGTTCTCCTAACTGTGTTCAAACTGAAATCGAAGAGCTTTCAGTACTGTTTAGACAGTTAAAGCATCTTAACACTTTGACCGAACACGCTCTTAGGAAAAACAAACCGGTGATAATTTTGAATTTGATGCAtgaaaagtcaaagtcaaactcCTTATCAACTCAAGACCGCTCAGAAAGTGAACAAATGTGCTTGCAAGCTCTGAGTATCTGTGCCTTTCCTGTGGGACCGTCTATTGAGATATCAACTGGTGATGATGTGCAAGAAGAGGTACAAGACGACCACCCGACCCACCCGTCAAGTAGCAAAAGTAATGCTGTGCCAGCAGCAAGTGGAGTTACTACTACAATCTCAGATTCAGATTTACCGGAAATT GTTTCTGTTATTCAGTCTTGCCCACATGGGATTAACAAAGTGGTGAACTCTTTACGGTTGAAGTTTCCAAATATCCCAAAATCTCAGTTGGGAAATAAAGTTCGTGAGATATCTGTTTTTACAGACAACCGTTGGCAG GTCAAGAAAGATATCCTAGAAAAGTTTGGCTTATCATCCTCTCCAG AGAAAACGGTAAAACGGACCAAATCTATCGCTGCTTTTTTCTCAAAAAGGTGTCTGCCGCCTACCGGTAAAACAACAAACCCTAATCAAGTGTCTCCACAACCCATGGAAAAAAGTTCAGCAGCTGTTGAAATGCAGATGAACACATACAATAATCAGTAG